The Deinococcus puniceus genome segment GCCGTTTTGCGGAACACCAGATTGCCCGAAGCGTCGGCCTTCCACGCTTTCACCAACGCGATATCCGCCACGATGCCGCGCTCCAGCAAGAAGGTCTGGCCGTCAAAGTCCTTGTGTTCTTTGCCTTCAGCCACCAGCGTTCCGACTCCGGTTTTGGTATAGAACCCCGGAATGCCCGCGCCGCCTGCCCGCATGCGCTCGGCCAGCGTGCCCTGCGGCGTGAATTCCAGTTCCAGTTCTCCGGCCAAATACTGTCGCTCGAATTCCTTGTTTTCGCCCACGTAGCTGGAAATCATCTTGGAAATCTGGCGGGTGGCGAGCAGTAAGCCCAGCCCGAAGCCGTCCACGCCCGCATTGTTGCTCACGGCGGTCAGGCCGCGCACACCGCTGTCACGTAGGGCGGCAATCAGGGCTTCGGGAATGCCGCACAGGCCAAAGCCGCCCACCGCCACCGTCTGCCCGTCGGCCACGATGTCCTTGAGCGCCGCTTCGGCACTGGGATACAACTTATTCAGTTTGGAACTGGTCATAGGCTGGCAGCATAGCGAATCTGGGCGAGGTACCAAACGGGCGTTAGGGTGAACAAGGTGAGTCGGGTGCAGGCTGCGAGACAGGCAGCAGACCCGGCCCGTCCTATACTCGCCTCACATGACCCTCTCTTCACTCCCTGCGCCCGCCGCGCCCACTGTGTCGCCGTGGACGCTCTCGGCGTTTTGGTTCGGCACGGCGTTTCACTGGCTCCTGCTCCTGATCATTCTTATTCCGGCCAACGTGGTGGGGTTCGTGGGCGAGGCCAACAAAGGCACCTATCTGGGCGCTCTGACGGCGGTGGGCGCGATTATGGCGCTGGTGCTGCCGCCGCTGGTGGGCGCACATTCTGACCGCACGGGCAAGCGGTTGCCTTATATCCGGCTGGGCTTAGCCGTCAATCTGGCGGGCCTCGGCGTCATGGCTCTGGCCGCCTCCCTGATGACGGGCACGAATGGATTCTTGGTGTACGTGCTGGGATTTTTGCTGGTGCAGTTCGGCAACAATTACGCCACCGCGCCGTATAGCGCCCTGATTCCACAACTGGTGCCGCCCAGTTTGCGCGGGCGCTACAGCGGCGTCATGGGCATGCTTCAAGCGGTGGGCCAACTGCTGGGCGCGGTGGTGGCCTTCGCGGTGGGCACGCTGAATCTGCCCGTCTTCGTCTCGTTTGCGGTCATCGCGGTGGTGCTGCTCGTGCCCGCCCTGATCACCATGCGCGGCGTCCCCGAAACCGCGACCCCTGCGCCCGAATTGGCGGCTGGCCCCACCCTGTCTTGGCAACAACTTTTTTCCTACCAGCCGTTCCTGTGGGTCTTTATTACGCGGGTACTGTTTGCGCTGGGCCAGTACAGCGTGCAGCCCTTTTTGCAGTACTACAGCGTAGATGTGCTGAACCAAAAAGACGGCGTGACGGCGAGTTCACTCCTCGCAGGCTGCATCATCGTGGCCTCTATCCTCAGCGCGTTTTTGGGCGGGCGGATCAGCGACCGGGTGGGCCGAAAACCGGTGATTTACGTGGCGGGCACCACGATGGCCCTGACAGCCATTTTGCTCTTGATCGCGCCGGGATTCGGTACGGCGTTGGCGTTGGCAGTGGTATTCGGCCTCGGCTTCGGCGCATTTACTAGCGTGGACTGGGCCCTCGGCAGCGACGCCATGCCCAGCGCCAAATCGTATGCCCGCGACATGGGCATCTGGCACGTGGCCTTCGTAGGGCCGCAGTTTATCGGCGCTCCGCAAGGCGCTTTGCTGGACTGGGGCAACCGTCAGGGCGACAATTTGGGCTACACATTGGTCTTCGGGATCGCCGCCGCCTTCTTCATGCTGGGCGTTCTGCTGGTCAGAAACGTGCCCGATACGGCCCACGTCAAAACGGCCAAAGCGTAAGCCGCGTTCCCTCACCCGGTCTATCCATTTTCTTGACCTAAAGTTCAGAAGGTATTGAGACGGTGCCTCAGCCGCCAAAGTCCGGCGCAGGCGGCGTGCCAAGCTCGGCCTATGAGCGACGATCAGAACGCCACCGGAACAACGCCCGAGCAGAGCATCAAGGCTGTCGCGGCCATCATCAAAGACGTGAAGTTTGCCATGTTGACCACCATCACCTCGGAAGGCCGCCTGCACTCGCGCCCGATGACCACGCAGGAGCAGGAATTTGACGGCGACATCTGGTTTTTAGGCAACAAAGACGCCGAATCGACTGACGATATGCGCCACCGCCCCGAAGTGAATCTGAGCTTTTCCAACCCCGAAAAGGGCAACTACGTAAGCCTGACGGGCCGGGCCGAATTGGTGGAAGACCGCGCCAAGTTGGACGAACTCTGGAACGACTTTTACAAGACGTACTTCGAGGGCGGCAAGGAAGACCCGAACATCCAACTGATCAAGATTCACGCTCACGGCGCGGAATACTGGGAAAGCGACGGCAGAATTCGCAGCTTTATTCAGATGGCGAAGGGCGCGATTACGGGCAAGCAGCAGAACATGGGCAAGAACGATACGGTGAGTCTGTAAACACGGACGACAACTCGGGGCGGGTGGCCAAGGCTGCCCGCTTCTGCTTGCTTATGACTCCCCACCAGACAGCCTATCGGGACACCCACAATCCGGCCCGCGTATGCTCTGGCCTGTGACTCCGCGACAATTCAGCGCCTCTTGGTGGGCCTTCTTCTGCGCTGGCCGCCGCTCATGACGGCCCCTTCTGTGGCCCTGCAACGGCGGGCACTGGTGGGCGTGCTGCTGACCGTGGTGATGTGGGGCGCGAACGTGGTGCTCCTCAAAGCCCTGCTGGGCGGCACCAACGCCGAAACCATCAACGTGGGGCGCTTTGTTATTGCCGGGAGTGTGCTGGTGACGCTGAGTGTGCGGGCGCACGGCTGGCCGCGTTGGGACGCCCGAACGTGGCTGGCGGTGGCCGCCGTAGGCTTCCTCGGCAATACCTTGTTTCAGGCCTTCTTTCTGACCGCTATTCGCGCCAACCCGGCGGGCGTAGGCGGCCTAGTCACGGGAGTCGTGCCGGTGCTGGTGCTGCCACTGGGCTTGCTGCTGGGCCAAAAAGTGAGTGGGCGACAGGCAGCGGGCGTGGCGGTGGCCTTCGCAGGACTGCTGGGGTTGCTCGCGGTTACGCTGCAACCGGGGGCCACTGTTTCGCTGGGCGGGTTGGGGTGGGTGCTGGCGGCAGCGGGCGCGTGGGCCAGTTACACACTGTTCAACCGCCCGCTCACGGCGCAGTTGGGGGCGCTGCCGTTCGTAGCGTTCAGCCTCCTACTGGGCTGTCTCCCTTACTTGCTGTGGGCCGTGCCGCACCTGCATGACCTGAATCAACTTGCGCCGCTGACCGTGCTGGGCATCGTGGTGAGTGCACTGGGGGCCAATGTGTTGGCGTACTTGGCGTGGGCCAACGGAGCCAACATTCTGGGCGCGGCCCGAACTGCCGTTTGGAACACCCTCGCGCCTGCGGTGGCCCTGCTGCTCAGCGCCGCTGTGCTGCACGAGCGATTGGCCGGAGCGGTCTGGGTGGCGGCGGGCGTGATCCTGCTCGGCGCGGCATGGGCAAACTGGCCGGAGCAGAAACCCAAAGTGGGAGAGACTGCCTTGTCTCCCCCACTCTGAATCTTAGATTGTCCAGCATTTCAGGACGGACTGCTTCAATCCAGCTGCATGTCAATGACAGGGGGCTTATCCATTTTGGCGTCTGTTTCCCCTTTCGGCTGTGCAGATTCAGGCTGAGCAGATTCCGGCTGTGCTGGGGCTGCTTCGGGCGTAGGTTCCGGAGCGGGCTGAGGCGGTCGCACACGTGGCGTAAAGGTGTTTTCCTGCGCCGTGATCTGGGCCTGCGTGATAGGCGTCGCGGGCATGACCGACTGGCTTCCGGCCACGCTGACCCAGCCTGCCGTGCCAGACGGTGCATCGGCGGCCTGAGTGGCACGCGGCGCGGCCAACTTGACCGGGGGCAGGGTTGTAGTTTGGGCGATCCGGGCGGCGTTTTGCGTGGCCGCAGTCTGCGCGGCGCGGCGGGCGGCCAGCATGATGGAATCCACCTCGGCAGCCGTCAAGATTCCCTTGGACTGCAAGGTGCCGAGAATAGCCAGCGCGAGTTTCCGGGCGTACTCGCCGTCGTTGGGAGGGGGGGAAGCGCCGAGAGTCATAGGCCGCTACCTTACCCTATTCGTAGCCGAGTTTGATGCACCCCGAATGGCTCACAGCCCCGCCGCATTTGCATCAGGAAGCACGGTGTTTTGAGTCATACGGGAGAGAATAGACCCAGTGCAAAAGAACCGTAGATTTACTGCCATCCCAGACCGTTCTAGGCCAAGCCGTCCTGTGTTTGCCGCGTCCATCTATGCGGGGCAGACTGGCAAAACACCGCAGTGGCAACCTGATCTTTGCCTGTTTGGGTGGTATTCTAGAGCAGTCTGACATGGTGGCGTGAACCTTTCACCCACAGAGGAAACGCACCGACTCGGAAGTAGCCAAGCAGTGATCTGAGCGGTGCGGTAGGCGCGAACTGTTGAGGAGGACTGAGGAATGTACCGAGGAAGAGAGGGGCAGTGGGCCTTCCTGCTCCACCGTCTGTCCGGGCTGGCGATCTTGTCTTATCTGTTGCTGCATGTGTTCAGCATCGGATCATTCATCTTTGGCGAGCGTTTTTATATGGCTATCCATCACACCTATGACCTGTGGCCGTTCCGTATCGGTCTGGTCTTCATTACGGCGGGCGTGGTCTACCATGCTTTCAACGGCCTGCGGATCATCGTCATGGACTTCACGGGCGCGGGCGTGGCCTATCAGCGTCAGATGTGGTACGGCGTGATGGTACTCAGTGTCCTGAGCGCCCTGTACGCGGCTTACCACCTGTATCCCCGCCTGATCGGAGGCTTCTGATGATTCGCGCACGCACCTTTATGGACGCGCGGCAGCAGTCGCACTCCAACGCCGAACTGAACTGGTGGATCTTCATGCGGATCAGCGGTCTGATCTTGATCTTCTTGATCTTGGGCCACATCTACATGACGTTTATTCAGGTCAGTGAAGCCGACGCCACCTTTGATGCCGTGGTGAGCAAACTCAGCAACCCGGCGTGGAAGTTCTACGACTGGCTGATCTTGGCCTTGTCCTTGATGCACGGAGCCAACGGCGCACGCTACTCCATCGAAGATTACGTGCGGTCACGGCCCAACCGGGCTTGGGTCAAGGGCCTGTTCTATACGGTCATCGCCGTGGTGTTCGCATTCGGCACGATTGGTCTGTTCTCCATTTGAACGGCCTTTCTAAGCCGTCACCCTTCTCACCCGAATAAAGGAAACCAACTATGCATCATCGTTATGACGTTCTGGTGGTGGGAGCAGGCGGCGCGGGGCTGATGGCCGCCCTGTACGCCGCCAAGGGCAATGTCAGCGTGGCCTGTATCTCCAAGCTGTACCCCACCCGTTCCCATACGGGCGCGGCGCAGGGCGGAGTGGGCGCGGCGCTCGGCAACGTGCAGGAAGACCACTGGGAATGGCACATGTTCGACACGATCAAGGGGGGCGACTACCTGACCGATCAGGATGCCGCCGAGATTTTCTCCAAAGACGTGATTGAAGCCGTGTACGAGCTGGAGCACATGGGCCTGCCCTTCTCACGCACCGAGGAAGGCAAGATTGCCCAGCGCAAGTTCGGGGGCCACACCCGCGAGTTCGGCAAGGCCGCCGTGGAGCGTTCCTGCTACGCCAAAGACCGCACCGGCCACATGATTTTGCAAACTCTGTACCAACAGAACGTAAAAGCCGGAACCACCTTCTACAACGAATTTCACGTCACCGACCTGATCATCGAAGACGGGCGTTGCCGGGGCGTCGTGGCCTACGATCTGTCTACGGGCGAGATTCATACCTACCACGCCAAAGCTGTGATTCTGGCGGCGGGCGGGTACGGGCGCATCTTCAAGATCACGTCCAACGCGCTGACCCTCACGGGCGACCTGATGAGCATTTACTACCGCAAGGGCCTGCCCCTTGAGGACATGGAGTTCTATCAGTTCCACCCCACGGGCCTCTCTAAGCTGGGTATTCTGGTCACCGAAGGCATTCGCGGTGAGGGCGGAATCTTGCGCAACAGCACGGGCGAACGCTTTATGGAACGCTACGCGCCGACCATCAAAGACCTTGCGCCCCGCGACATCGTGAGCCGCTCCATCATCACCGAAATCCGCGAAGGCCGGGGCGTGGGCCGCGACGGCGACGCCATCAACCTTGACCTGACGCACCTGCCGCGTGAAACCATCGAGCAGAAGCTGGCCGAAATTACGGACTTGGCCCGCACGTACCTCGGCCTCGACCCGATTAAGGACTTGGTGCCGATTCAGCCCACGGCGCACTACGCGATGGGCGGCATTCCCACCGACGTGAACGGCCTGTGCCTCAGCGACGGGCACGGCGGCAGCATCGAGGGCCTCTATGCGGCGGGCGAGCAAGCGTGCGTGTCCCTCCACGGCGCGAACCGCCTGGGCACCAACAGCCTCGGAGACCTGATCGTGTTCGGACGCCGCGCCGGGATTTACGCCGCGCAGTACGCCCGTCAGGTGGACTACGCCACCATGCCCGAAGACCCCGAAGCCGAGAGCAAGGACATGCTGAACCGCATGAAGAATGCCAGCGGCACTGAAAACGCTGCCCTGATCCGCAAGGAACTGCAAGAGACCATGATGAACAACGTGGGTATCTTCAGAAACGGCCCGGATATGGAGAAGCAAGTCGAGATTCTGAAGGAACTGAAGGCCCGCTACAAGAACGTGAGCGTGTCTGACCCCAGCCAGCGCTACAACAGCGAACTGATGGAAGCCATGGAACTCGGCTTTATGCTGGACTGCGCCGAAGCGATGACGGCCAGCGCCCTGAACCGTACCGAATCGCGCGGCGCACATGACCGCGAGGACTTTATGGAACGGGACGACGCCAACTGGCTGAAGCACACGATGGCCTATAAAGACCTGAACAACGACAATAACGTGCTGATCGGTTACAAGGACGTGAGCCTGAAAGGGTATACGCGGGCCTTTGAACCTAAGCCCCGAGTGTACTAATTGGGAACGTGGGAGATGGATCGGAGAACGTGGGAACAACACCGACCACGATCCACACTCCACGGGCCACCTTCCAAAAGGACTGACATGACCCAAGCACAACTCACTCCCAGCACGCCCGCTACCGCTGCGGCGATGATGACCCTGAAGGTCAAAGTGCTGCGGTTTGACCCCGAAAAAGACAAGAAAGCCCACTGGGTGACCTACGAAGTGGAGGCTCAGGCCGCAGACCGCGTGCTGGACGTGATCAACCACGTGAAATGGTACATGGATCCCAGCCTGACCTTCCGCCGTTCCTGCGGCCACGGCATCTGCGGCAGCGACGCCATGCTCATCAACGGGCGCAACCGCCTCGCCTGCAAAACCTTGCTGCGCGACGTGGTGAAAAAGAGTGGCGACACGATTACCGTGGAGCCCATTCGCGGCCTGAAGGTGGAAAAAGACCTGCTGGTGGACATGGAGCCGTTCTTCGACTCGTATAAGGCGATCATGCCTTACTTCATCAACGAGTCGCCGGAACCCGCCGCAGAGCGGATCCAGTCGCCGGAACTGGCCGAGCGCATGGCCCACTCCAGCAACTGCATCCTGTGCGCGTGCTGCACCACCTCCTGCCCGATCTTCTGGGTCAACGGGTCTTACCTCGGCCCCGCCAGCATCGTGCAGGCGCACCGTTTCATCTTCGACAGCCGCGACGAAGCCACCCAGCAACGCCTGAACATCATGAACCAGAACACGGGCGTCTGGCGCTGCCGCACGGCCTACAACTGCACCGAAGCGTGCCCCCGCGACATCCCAATCACGCAACTGATCGAGGAAGTCAAGCGGGCCGTGATGTACCAGCAGTCGTAAAACCTACTCCAACACAAAATTCCAGCACAAAGACGCGGAGGCTCAAGCTTTCCGCGTCTCTTCATGGTGCTTCTAGGTTATGTTCCCTTCAGATCAGGTTCCTTCTAGATACCGCACCTGCTTGCCTGTCCGCTGTGCATACCCAATTTCTGCGCGGGTGCTTTCGCCCACGTATCCACCCACGTTGATGACCAAGATTTCATCGGCCAGATCGATTTTGTGACGGTGAAGGGTGGCGAGCCGGGCCAACGTGTCCGCCTGCTGCACAGCATTCAGATGGGCCAAAGCCTCGGCATCTGGCGTGCGGTGACTGCCGAGACTGAGGACGATTCGCCCTGCCAACGTTTCAGCCAAGCTCGCCGCGTCGAACTGGGCCAGAAAGCGCGTGCTTCCGCACAAGCACACCACCGCCGGGCGCTGTTCCTGATTCAGAATTGCAGGGCGTAGCGCACGCCACCACTGTCGGTGCATTCGCCGTAGCCGTGCTCCTGCGCGTCTACGGTCAGGGTGCAGGTCAGGGTGCGGGAGGCGTTGCCATCGGTGCGGGCAATCAGGTTGCCGGTGCGCGAAACGAGGCGGGGGGCAGGGGTGCGGGCCGTGCCGCCGACGCCGTAGTAGGGATCGCGGTCGCCTGTGCCGTTCCACGTGTTGCCGAAATTGAACTGCAACCCCAGATCGAAGGGTGAGGGCACAGGGCTGGCCGTATCGATGATCACGGTGCGGCCCACGTAAGTCTGCTCACCAATCTGAATGGTCACGTTGTTTTCCAGCCGCCCCGCGCCGCTGCGGGGTTGCAACGAGCCTGCCACAAAACTGACGGTGCCCTCCTGCCCGTTACTGGTATTCACGATGCGCCCGGTGGGAGGGCCGACAAGGGCGGGGGCGCAGGAAGCGAGAGCGGCGGCCAAACCCAGCAGCAGTAGGGGGCGTTTCATATCCCTCTCAGTTTAGGCCGCAGACCTGACGAGGCGGTGAGGACGGAGGAAAGTGGGCGTGGCAGAGGCGGCAATGCAAAGGCGGCGATCCAGCCCAATTCACAGACGGGGTATATTGACGCTCATGCTGTTTCTTTCCGCGCTGCTGCTCGTCGTTGCTTTTCTGGTGGGCAGTTTGCCGCTCGGAGACTGGCTGCTACGGCGCTCTGGCGTGGATTCGCGGGTCAGTAATGCCCACAATCTGGGCATAGAAAACATGTTGCGGCGCGTGGGGCCGGGGCTGGCCGCAGCCACAGCCACTCTGGACGCCGGAAAAGGGTTTATCGCGGTGCTGATGGCGTCCAGCTTGGATAACCCCAGCGTCATGGTTCTGGCGGCACTGGCGGCGTATCTGGGCCACCTGAACCCGCCGCGTGCGCTGTACGGCCCCACCTTGCCGCGTGGCCGGGGCAACTTGGTGTTGCTGGGCGTGCTGGCGGGGTTGTCGGCCACCGGAGCCGTGCCGCTGTGGGCGGCGGCCCTGCCCGTGCTGGTGTTCGCGGCTGTAGCTGGATTCTGGGGCTATATCAGCGCGGCTACCCTGGCGGGCCTGGCGGCGTTTGCCGGGGCAGTAGCCCTGTTGCCGCTGGGGGTTCCGGCCAAATTGGCGGCGCTGGGGTTGCTGGTGGCCGCCACCTGGCGCTTCAAGGAAAACCTGGGCCGCATGCTGGACGGCACCGAACCGCGAGTGGGCGAGGAAGTGCCGATGGCCGGAAAACGCGCCGACGTGGTGGTGGCCGCCTTCATGATCCACCCCATGACCCTCAAGGATTTCTGGTCGGTGGGACGCTTTTCCTGGCTGAAGCCGATGGTGGAACGCGGCCTGGTCAGTGAGGCCAGCGTGCGCCATCTGGCCGACCACGTGCGGCCCATGAAAGTGGGCGAGCTGCACGGCATCCGCACGGTAGAGGGGAAGGAAATTCGCTGTTATCTGCTAAGCAGCCCGCTCCTGCCTGACCGCTTCCGCGACGCACCCGAACTCGCCACCCGCCGCGCCATAGAGGGCGCGAGGCTGGCCCGTGAACTGGGGGCCGAAGTGTTCGGGCTGGGAGCCTTCTGGAGCGTGGTGGGCAATAAAGGCGTAGACGTGCAGGCCGCCGTGCCCGACATCACCATCACCAACGGCGGCGCGTATACCAGCGGCACCATCAAGGCCGCCATTCCGGGCATTCTGGCCCACTTTGAAGGTTCGGGCCGCGATCTGAAAGCCGCCACTGCCGCTGTAGTGGGCGCAAACGGTGTGGTGGCCTTTGGCATTGCCCGTACCATTGCCCCGCAAGTCGCCAAGGTGATCATGCTGGGGCGCGACCTGGAGAAGCTGGAACGCAGCGCGACCACCCTGCGCCGGGCCAACAAGGACACCGAAATCATCACGACCACCAGTTACGACACCCTGCGCGAGGCCGACCTGATGTTTACGGCCACCAGCGACCCGAATCCGGTCATTTTTCCTCAGCATGTGAAACCGGGCGCGTGGATTTTTGATGAAGGACGGCCCGCCGATGTGGACGTGAGCGTGGAGGCCATTCCCGGCGTGCGCGTGATTCCCGGCGGTGTGGTGCGGCCCCCCGGCTCCATGACCACCAGCATCGACTTGCAATTTGGCGAGGGCGCAGTGCCTGCCTGCCTCGCCGAAACGCTGATCATCGCGGCCACCGGCGAGCATCACCGCAAAAGCCTCGGCGCACAGACGCTGACCGAGAACATCAATTTTTTTGTAGAGCAGGCCGAAGTGCTGGGCTTTACGGTGGTGGATTAGAGTTATTGCTCCTCGGCCAGCACGCGCTTCAGCAGATCGGGTCTGTCGGTGTTGATGCCGTCTACACCCAGCCTCAGCAGGCGGCGCATCTCGGCCTCTTCGTTGATAGTCCAGACTTGCACCGCAATGCCGCGTGCGTGCATCTGGGCCACAAAGCTGGCCGTGACCACTTCTATGCCGCCCGCCCGCACCGGAACCTGTGCCGCACGGCCCGCAGCGGGGGCCAACCCTGCTAGGCCCACGCTTCCTAGTCCCACTTTGCTCAAAATCACCAGTGGGCGCAGTTCCCGTTCGGTCATAGAGGTGGTCACTTCGGGGCAGGCGGCGCGGAACTCTTGCAGGGCACGGTCACTGAAGCTGGCGACGATGACGCGCTCGGTCATTTTTCTCTGACGCAGCACGGCGCAAAACGGGGCGGCGAGGCTGGGCGCTTCCTGCTTGATTTCGATGATCCACGGCAACTCCGGGTGGGCGGCCAGCGCTTCTTCCAGCGTGGGAATGGTGTGGCCTTGCCCCCGGTAAGGAAAGGTCTTGCCCCCGTCGCGGCTGAAGCGTGCCCCAGCGTCTAGCGCCCGCACCTGCGCCAGCGTCAGCTCCCGTATCCGGCCTTTGCCATCCGTGAGGCGGTCTACGGTTTCGTCATGAGACAAGACCAGCACACCGTCGGCGGTGGCGTGCATATCGGTGTCGAGCATCTGCACACCCAGCGCCGCCGCTTCACGGAAGGCCAGCAGCGTATTGCTGGGCCACAGCAACTCGCCGCCCTGATGGGCGATATTCCACGCCGGAGACACGAGAAAAAGATTGCCCGCAGGCTGTGCATTCCGCGCGAGGCTGGAGCGCAGGGCTGAAGCCAAAAACAGGGCGATCAGCACGCCAAAAATAATGCCTGCCCACATCCAGCCCCGCCGCGCCCGAATCGCCCGTCTGCGGCTGGCTGGCCCACCTGAAAGTCGTTGCATCGGCTTCAGCATAGGCCGCGCCGGGTGGGTTGACCTCATGCTGACCGAGCTGTCCAGACGACCCGCACCAAGATGAACAACTCGTCAGATTTGCGGCTTTTGTCTCACGGCTTAGGGGATAGGGTGGGGCATTCATGCGTGTCTCTGTCCTCAGCTTGTTGTTTTGGTGCAAACGATCTGGACTGCTGACGCTGATGACCCTCGCCCTGCTGGGCCAAGCCCACGCCACCGAATTGCCCCTGTTTCTGGGTACGGCGTCGCCCGCCGCGCCGCTGAATTTGCCGGAAGTAGCCTGCCTGCCGCCCACCGACCCGCTGGAATTGGCCGTGTGGCGCGTAACCACAGCGGGAGGCCGCCCGGATTTGTCGTGCGGCAATTCTTTCGTGGAGTACCAGCGGTTGCCGCGCAGTCCCAGCACGCCGGTGGATGCCTTCGACCAGATCGCGGCGCAGATTCGGGAGGCAAAAAACGAGGTATTGCTGGCGAGCATGGAATGGCACGCGGGCGAGGGCCGCCCCGGCTGGACGGTGGCGCGGGCGGTGCGCGACCTGTACGGGCGGGTGCAGGCCAACCCCGCCGCCTATCCGCAGGGCATGAGCGTGCGCTTGATGCTGGGCAATTTTCCCGAGTTGCAGAGGGCCGACTGGGCGACCATGCCGCTGGCGTTGGTGCGCGACCTGAGGGCGCTGGGCGTGCCGCTAGAAGATGCGGCAGTGGGCTGGAGCCTCAGCGTCCTCAATTACCGCTATTTTCCGCACAGCCACGTGAAATTACACGTCATCGACGGGCAGAATTTGACAGTGGCGGGCTTCAACTTTACCGATACCCATTTGCCCCAAAACGAACGAAATGGCGGCCTGCACGACTTGCACGACCTAGGACTGAGAATGAGTGGGCCAGTGGCGCAAGACGGCGTGGCGGCCTTCGACGACCTGTGGCGGCACTCGCGGCAGGTGCGCTGCCCCGCAGATGTGCGCCCAGAGCAGGTCAGTGCGGCCTGCACGTTGGGCGACCCCGGCCCCGTGACCCATCCCGCCGCCGCCCGCCACGCCCTCCCCACAGGCACGGCGCGGGCTTTCATGCTGCATCGCCGCCCCGGATTCGATCAGGCAGACCGCGCCCACCTCGGCCTGTTGGGGGCCGCCACCACCCAGATCGACCTGATGCAGGCCTCCTTTAGCCCGCTGCTGCCCTGCTGGTACGCCTACCTGAGTCCCGACGAATGCCCCTACGACACCCTGCCCGTGTACCTGCGGGCCGTGGTGGACGCGATTGGGCGCGGCGTGCGGGTGCGGGTGCTGATGGTGGACTACGGCATAGACAGGGCCGCCAACCGCAGCGGAGCGGCGTTGGTGCGCCTGATGGCCCGGCAACTGGGCAAAGAAGACCTGTTCGAGGCCCGCTACACCACCTTCCCCATGCACACCAAAGCCCTGACGGTGGATGGCCGGATGGTCTTGGCGGGCAGCATGAACTTCCATTTCAGCGCGTGGGGCGGGCTGGGGCTGGCGGAAGCGGCGCTGGCGACCTCTGACCCGGCGGCGGTGCAGGGACAGCAGGCCAGCTTTGAAGACGTGTGGGCCAACGGCAGCCGCCCCGTACCGCGTGAATGGTGGATGCGGAATGTGGCGTCCGGCAGCGCGGCGACTCCAGCTGATCTGCCCGTTTCCCGTT includes the following:
- a CDS encoding CoA transferase subunit A, producing the protein MNKLYPSAEAALKDIVADGQTVAVGGFGLCGIPEALIAALRDSGVRGLTAVSNNAGVDGFGLGLLLATRQISKMISSYVGENKEFERQYLAGELELEFTPQGTLAERMRAGGAGIPGFYTKTGVGTLVAEGKEHKDFDGQTFLLERGIVADIALVKAWKADASGNLVFRKTARNFNPLVATCGRVTVAEVEELVDVGELDPDQIHTPGIYVQRLVLNAAPEKRIEQRTTSAGTVKL
- a CDS encoding MFS transporter; this encodes MTLSSLPAPAAPTVSPWTLSAFWFGTAFHWLLLLIILIPANVVGFVGEANKGTYLGALTAVGAIMALVLPPLVGAHSDRTGKRLPYIRLGLAVNLAGLGVMALAASLMTGTNGFLVYVLGFLLVQFGNNYATAPYSALIPQLVPPSLRGRYSGVMGMLQAVGQLLGAVVAFAVGTLNLPVFVSFAVIAVVLLVPALITMRGVPETATPAPELAAGPTLSWQQLFSYQPFLWVFITRVLFALGQYSVQPFLQYYSVDVLNQKDGVTASSLLAGCIIVASILSAFLGGRISDRVGRKPVIYVAGTTMALTAILLLIAPGFGTALALAVVFGLGFGAFTSVDWALGSDAMPSAKSYARDMGIWHVAFVGPQFIGAPQGALLDWGNRQGDNLGYTLVFGIAAAFFMLGVLLVRNVPDTAHVKTAKA
- a CDS encoding pyridoxamine 5'-phosphate oxidase family protein gives rise to the protein MSDDQNATGTTPEQSIKAVAAIIKDVKFAMLTTITSEGRLHSRPMTTQEQEFDGDIWFLGNKDAESTDDMRHRPEVNLSFSNPEKGNYVSLTGRAELVEDRAKLDELWNDFYKTYFEGGKEDPNIQLIKIHAHGAEYWESDGRIRSFIQMAKGAITGKQQNMGKNDTVSL
- a CDS encoding DMT family transporter, with protein sequence MTAPSVALQRRALVGVLLTVVMWGANVVLLKALLGGTNAETINVGRFVIAGSVLVTLSVRAHGWPRWDARTWLAVAAVGFLGNTLFQAFFLTAIRANPAGVGGLVTGVVPVLVLPLGLLLGQKVSGRQAAGVAVAFAGLLGLLAVTLQPGATVSLGGLGWVLAAAGAWASYTLFNRPLTAQLGALPFVAFSLLLGCLPYLLWAVPHLHDLNQLAPLTVLGIVVSALGANVLAYLAWANGANILGAARTAVWNTLAPAVALLLSAAVLHERLAGAVWVAAGVILLGAAWANWPEQKPKVGETALSPPL
- the sdhC gene encoding succinate dehydrogenase, cytochrome b556 subunit, producing the protein MYRGREGQWAFLLHRLSGLAILSYLLLHVFSIGSFIFGERFYMAIHHTYDLWPFRIGLVFITAGVVYHAFNGLRIIVMDFTGAGVAYQRQMWYGVMVLSVLSALYAAYHLYPRLIGGF
- a CDS encoding succinate dehydrogenase hydrophobic membrane anchor subunit yields the protein MIRARTFMDARQQSHSNAELNWWIFMRISGLILIFLILGHIYMTFIQVSEADATFDAVVSKLSNPAWKFYDWLILALSLMHGANGARYSIEDYVRSRPNRAWVKGLFYTVIAVVFAFGTIGLFSI
- the sdhA gene encoding succinate dehydrogenase flavoprotein subunit is translated as MHHRYDVLVVGAGGAGLMAALYAAKGNVSVACISKLYPTRSHTGAAQGGVGAALGNVQEDHWEWHMFDTIKGGDYLTDQDAAEIFSKDVIEAVYELEHMGLPFSRTEEGKIAQRKFGGHTREFGKAAVERSCYAKDRTGHMILQTLYQQNVKAGTTFYNEFHVTDLIIEDGRCRGVVAYDLSTGEIHTYHAKAVILAAGGYGRIFKITSNALTLTGDLMSIYYRKGLPLEDMEFYQFHPTGLSKLGILVTEGIRGEGGILRNSTGERFMERYAPTIKDLAPRDIVSRSIITEIREGRGVGRDGDAINLDLTHLPRETIEQKLAEITDLARTYLGLDPIKDLVPIQPTAHYAMGGIPTDVNGLCLSDGHGGSIEGLYAAGEQACVSLHGANRLGTNSLGDLIVFGRRAGIYAAQYARQVDYATMPEDPEAESKDMLNRMKNASGTENAALIRKELQETMMNNVGIFRNGPDMEKQVEILKELKARYKNVSVSDPSQRYNSELMEAMELGFMLDCAEAMTASALNRTESRGAHDREDFMERDDANWLKHTMAYKDLNNDNNVLIGYKDVSLKGYTRAFEPKPRVY
- a CDS encoding succinate dehydrogenase iron-sulfur subunit, with product MTQAQLTPSTPATAAAMMTLKVKVLRFDPEKDKKAHWVTYEVEAQAADRVLDVINHVKWYMDPSLTFRRSCGHGICGSDAMLINGRNRLACKTLLRDVVKKSGDTITVEPIRGLKVEKDLLVDMEPFFDSYKAIMPYFINESPEPAAERIQSPELAERMAHSSNCILCACCTTSCPIFWVNGSYLGPASIVQAHRFIFDSRDEATQQRLNIMNQNTGVWRCRTAYNCTEACPRDIPITQLIEEVKRAVMYQQS